A genome region from bacterium SCSIO 12844 includes the following:
- a CDS encoding ProQ/FinO family protein translates to MTKDRPTLTINRKPKRKLDLESDKSSEKTTTRPRFNKPHKPKFNKPKSRPQPNPETMELKKSINTLCRMFPRLFNYQSPKPLKVGILEDIFIVVGNRLPQPKSHYKRVLSYYTGTKRYLNCVLDSRHRYDLMGKPVAEISQEHKQAARERLERLQAKKKK, encoded by the coding sequence ATGACTAAAGATCGTCCTACTTTAACGATTAATCGAAAGCCAAAAAGGAAATTAGACTTAGAGTCAGATAAATCATCAGAGAAAACAACAACAAGACCTAGATTTAATAAGCCACATAAACCTAAATTTAATAAACCGAAATCTAGGCCGCAACCTAATCCTGAAACGATGGAACTTAAAAAAAGTATTAATACTTTATGTAGAATGTTTCCAAGGTTGTTTAATTATCAAAGTCCTAAGCCTTTAAAAGTTGGTATTTTAGAAGATATATTTATTGTTGTTGGTAATCGCTTGCCGCAACCTAAATCACACTATAAGCGTGTACTATCTTATTATACTGGCACAAAACGCTATTTAAATTGTGTGCTTGATTCAAGGCACCGTTATGATTTAATGGGTAAACCCGTTGCTGAAATTTCTCAAGAGCATAAACAAGCTGCAAGAGAGCGTCTTGAGAGATTACAGGCGAAGAAGAAAAAGTAG